The genomic window GTCAGGATTTATGTTTGGTTCCTCATTATAATAACCAATCATAACATGGTCCAGCTCATGTTCTGTCAAACCATTATCAAAAGGTGCTTTATAGATAAAATGAAATAGCTCTTTCAATTCAGCTTTAAATCCCATTTCTTCAAACAACCTTCTACTTCCCGCTTCAATGTTTGTTTCTCCTTCTCTCTGATGACTGCAGCAAGTGTTTGTCCAAAGCAACGGAGAATGATATTTATGATGAGCACGCTGCTGCAGCATAATTTCGTTTTTACTATTTAAAATAAAAACCGAAAAGGCACGGTGCAAAAGCGCTTTTTCATGTGCTTCTAATTTTGGCATCAAGCCAATCTGTTCATCGTTCTGATTAACTAGTATTACGTTTTCTTCTGTCATAAGGCTTCTTAAGCAAACAAAAATACGAAAAAAGAAATGGCTTAAAAATGCTAATTCCGTTTGGCAAAAGTTAAGCTTTTCATCCTATTTCTATTCTACTGATTTACAACGTTATATTTTATGCTAAATTTTAAAAGCAGTTAAAATTAAGACATAAAAACTACATTGCGTTGTTTTACGTAACTAATAAAAAGTTAAAACACACTTAAAAAAATCTCAATAATAACACAGTCTGTACTTTGAAGCTAGTTCTCAACGTATCTTTGATATACAGATTAATACACCTAAGA from Flavobacterium sp. KACC 22763 includes these protein-coding regions:
- the idi gene encoding isopentenyl-diphosphate Delta-isomerase — translated: MTEENVILVNQNDEQIGLMPKLEAHEKALLHRAFSVFILNSKNEIMLQQRAHHKYHSPLLWTNTCCSHQREGETNIEAGSRRLFEEMGFKAELKELFHFIYKAPFDNGLTEHELDHVMIGYYNEEPNINPDEVEDWKWMSIEDVKADIEKQPEIYTVWFKIIFDEFDHYLEDHKL